A section of the Paenibacillus aurantius genome encodes:
- a CDS encoding nucleotidyltransferase domain-containing protein, which translates to MDTEALIQQMTTRLSGVKGVRAIVLGGSRAAGTHTAASDIDIGLYYEGEDSLDVTALQKAAEELDDHPRKGLVTPIGEWGPWVNGGGWLKVQGQAIDWLYRDAARVDAVLEDGLAGTITIDYYPGHPHGFVNSIYLAEVALCRVLWDPEGLIAGWKRKTREYSAVFQQATIRKFQWEASFSLLLAAKGVDKGDLSYVAGCCFRAVSCLNQVLFALNKRYCMNEKGAVPLADTFSRKPADYRRRVESIYVLLSEDAGACREALDRLGGLIRETEALG; encoded by the coding sequence ATGGACACAGAAGCTCTTATTCAGCAAATGACCACAAGGTTGAGCGGCGTGAAAGGGGTGCGCGCCATTGTGCTCGGCGGATCCCGGGCGGCGGGAACCCATACGGCCGCCTCCGATATCGACATCGGCCTTTACTATGAGGGTGAGGACTCACTCGATGTGACGGCCCTCCAAAAGGCCGCCGAAGAGCTGGATGATCACCCCCGAAAGGGACTGGTCACGCCAATCGGGGAGTGGGGCCCTTGGGTCAATGGCGGCGGCTGGCTGAAGGTGCAGGGCCAGGCGATCGACTGGCTGTACCGGGATGCCGCCCGGGTGGACGCTGTCCTGGAGGACGGCCTGGCCGGAACCATCACCATCGATTACTACCCGGGGCATCCTCATGGGTTCGTGAATTCCATATACCTCGCCGAGGTGGCTCTCTGCCGGGTGCTGTGGGACCCGGAAGGGCTGATCGCCGGCTGGAAGCGGAAGACGAGGGAGTATTCCGCCGTCTTCCAGCAGGCGACGATCCGCAAGTTTCAGTGGGAGGCCTCTTTCTCGCTTCTGCTGGCTGCCAAAGGGGTGGACAAAGGAGACCTGTCCTACGTGGCGGGCTGCTGCTTCCGGGCGGTGTCCTGCCTCAATCAGGTGCTTTTTGCCCTGAACAAGCGGTACTGTATGAATGAGAAGGGAGCCGTGCCCCTTGCGGATACGTTTTCAAGGAAGCCGGCGGACTACAGGAGGAGGGTGGAGAGCATCTACGTCCTGCTGTCCGAGGACGCGGGGGCGTGTAGGGAGGCGCTTGACCGGCTTGGCGGGCTCATTCGGGAGACAGAAGCCCTTGGCTAA
- a CDS encoding L-dopachrome tautomerase-related protein, protein MLPSEKYFGKFEAVFLFYGAMPTGVTVSETGRIFICFPKWGDDVKFTVAEIVRGTLQPYPSLDTNVVSPSNITSSFISVQSVVADGNGTLWVLDTGAPNFSVPIKGGAKLAAVDLNSNTIRRVYTFPEDVVLPTTYLNDVRFDFRVGKAGYAYITDSSSRGPGAIIVVDLETGYAWRRLNGANSTSPDRFLLPKVEGKILMNRNKDGSTSPFRLASDGIAISPDGKMLYFCPLSSRHLYSISTEALRNRTIPDMNLQDHVKYWGEKGASDGMITDAKGNVYAGDYENNSIRKILPNGIMETIAHDPRILWPDTFSIGPDQYLYFIVNQLHRQARFHYGNDLRQKPYSLLRMKIDEPPAPTF, encoded by the coding sequence ATGTTACCGAGTGAAAAGTATTTTGGTAAGTTTGAGGCGGTTTTTTTATTTTACGGAGCCATGCCTACAGGCGTTACGGTTTCTGAAACCGGGCGTATTTTCATTTGCTTTCCGAAATGGGGAGACGATGTTAAATTTACGGTGGCTGAAATCGTTCGCGGTACCTTACAGCCTTATCCTAGTTTAGACACTAATGTAGTAAGCCCATCGAATATCACATCATCCTTCATTAGTGTCCAAAGTGTCGTTGCTGATGGAAATGGTACGCTTTGGGTACTGGATACGGGAGCTCCTAATTTCTCAGTACCCATCAAAGGGGGGGCGAAGTTAGCCGCTGTAGATTTAAATTCAAACACCATAAGAAGGGTATATACCTTTCCGGAAGATGTTGTCCTGCCGACCACTTATCTGAATGATGTCCGATTCGATTTTCGTGTTGGTAAAGCAGGTTATGCTTATATAACGGATTCGTCTTCCCGAGGACCAGGAGCCATTATTGTCGTTGATTTAGAAACCGGTTATGCCTGGAGACGGTTAAACGGGGCAAATTCAACTTCGCCCGATCGCTTTCTCTTACCGAAAGTTGAAGGTAAAATCCTGATGAATCGAAACAAAGACGGGTCTACTTCACCCTTTAGATTGGCATCTGATGGCATAGCGATTTCCCCGGACGGCAAGATGTTGTATTTTTGCCCTCTCTCCAGCCGTCATCTGTACTCGATTTCAACGGAAGCCCTAAGAAATCGAACGATACCGGATATGAATTTACAGGATCACGTGAAGTATTGGGGAGAAAAAGGTGCTTCAGATGGAATGATCACCGATGCAAAAGGAAACGTTTACGCTGGAGACTATGAAAACAATAGTATTCGAAAGATATTGCCGAATGGAATAATGGAAACCATCGCACATGATCCTAGGATTTTATGGCCGGATACTTTTTCTATTGGTCCAGATCAATACTTATATTTCATCGTGAACCAATTACATCGGCAGGCAAGATTTCATTATGGAAATGACCTGCGGCAGAAGCCCTATAGTTTACTCCGTATGAAAATAGACGAACCACCTGCCCCTACCTTTTAA
- a CDS encoding rhamnogalacturonan acetylesterase: MKRNVGLMAVVFVVVLAAWAESFPAQPAGAEPSHYRFDFGDGDVEKGYIGIKASDRYTEKQRYGFNTPEHMINVPASGTGVASDAVQFVTYGTKSDNTFQVDLPNGLYEVKVTLGNTTRASVAAEGVYQIINMTGNNAVDSFQIPITDGQLNLLVTEGKAGTNFTLSALEINKLSRHPVTNRTVYIGGDSTVCNYYPLDSSIQAGWGQLFPSFVDSGTFLVRNMASGGQIARGFRNDGQLEAILKYIKPGDYFLLEMGINDTNPKNTTTEAQFKEYMRDMVQQVKSKGATPVLVTPQGRATDFNAEGVHSSVNRWYRASTLALAQEENVPLVDLNVLSSAYFTEIGPEATLALYMKGDTLHPNRSGAEVLARLVAEDLKRQGLDGFTGERKPGADPAVPNRPQ, translated from the coding sequence ATGAAGAGAAATGTCGGGCTGATGGCCGTCGTTTTCGTGGTAGTTCTGGCCGCTTGGGCCGAAAGCTTCCCGGCCCAACCGGCCGGGGCCGAGCCAAGCCATTACCGGTTTGATTTCGGAGACGGGGACGTGGAGAAGGGATATATCGGCATCAAGGCTTCCGACCGGTATACCGAGAAGCAGCGTTACGGCTTCAACACCCCGGAACATATGATCAACGTACCGGCTTCAGGAACCGGTGTCGCGAGTGATGCCGTCCAGTTCGTGACGTACGGGACGAAGAGCGACAATACCTTTCAGGTGGATCTGCCCAATGGGCTGTATGAAGTAAAGGTAACACTAGGTAATACCACGCGGGCAAGCGTGGCGGCCGAAGGGGTCTACCAGATCATCAACATGACCGGCAACAACGCCGTCGATTCGTTCCAAATTCCCATTACCGACGGGCAGCTGAATCTTCTCGTTACCGAAGGGAAAGCGGGGACGAACTTTACATTAAGCGCCCTGGAGATCAACAAGCTGTCCCGTCATCCGGTCACGAATCGTACGGTGTATATTGGCGGCGACTCGACCGTGTGCAACTATTACCCGCTCGACAGCAGCATCCAGGCCGGCTGGGGGCAGCTGTTCCCATCCTTCGTCGATTCCGGTACGTTCCTTGTGCGCAATATGGCTTCGGGGGGCCAGATCGCGAGAGGCTTCCGTAACGACGGCCAGCTGGAAGCGATTCTGAAATACATCAAGCCGGGCGACTACTTCCTGCTCGAAATGGGGATCAATGACACCAACCCCAAGAACACCACCACCGAGGCCCAGTTCAAGGAGTACATGCGCGACATGGTCCAGCAGGTAAAGAGCAAGGGAGCCACTCCCGTGCTGGTCACCCCGCAGGGCCGGGCCACCGACTTCAACGCCGAGGGCGTTCACTCGTCCGTGAACCGGTGGTACCGGGCCTCCACCCTGGCGTTAGCCCAGGAAGAGAACGTCCCGCTCGTGGATCTGAATGTGCTGAGCTCGGCTTATTTCACGGAGATCGGGCCGGAGGCCACGCTCGCCTTGTACATGAAGGGCGATACCCTTCATCCGAACCGCTCCGGGGCGGAAGTGCTGGCCCGGCTCGTAGCCGAGGATTTGAAGAGACAGGGGCTCGACGGCTTTACCGGGGAACGGAAGCCGGGGGCCGACCCGGCCGTGCCTAACAGACCTCAATAA
- a CDS encoding AraC family transcriptional regulator, with protein sequence MEELFQFPSFTHTLQVTGCHFGRKPPGWTYPLHHHHLFELVYCFRGEVEQEISRERLLLREGDWLLIKAGVRHQLANRSEAEYGYFNVHFDLDDDGIRGLLASAPYRHFMRKETEGSKLTSYVKELEQVRDRSRKDPSSGQAGGTDETAPLPFGDLLLLQAYTLLLLHELLALLREDRPSRPQAAAVQPYGRGGGRAAGRGSGRSLGRSAASASGSGASAPDQGGSPSLFAADLAHEVEERLALVMSGEASVAGVAKELNLSRSQCSKLFAKVYGLSPQQYVSRQKLKLAKELLVTTNLPMTRIAERLGFQSASHFSRQFRRWTGLSPTEFRPKHLAGAVADEGADGKL encoded by the coding sequence GTGGAAGAGCTGTTCCAATTCCCCAGCTTCACCCATACGCTGCAGGTGACGGGCTGCCATTTCGGCCGGAAGCCGCCCGGATGGACGTATCCGCTGCATCACCATCACCTGTTCGAACTCGTCTACTGCTTCCGCGGCGAAGTGGAGCAGGAAATCAGCCGGGAGCGCCTACTTCTGCGGGAAGGAGACTGGCTGCTGATCAAGGCCGGCGTCCGTCACCAGCTGGCCAACCGGTCGGAGGCGGAATACGGCTACTTCAACGTGCATTTCGACCTCGACGACGACGGCATCCGCGGCCTGCTGGCCTCTGCGCCCTACCGGCACTTCATGAGGAAGGAAACAGAGGGAAGCAAGCTGACCTCCTATGTAAAAGAACTCGAGCAGGTGCGCGACCGCAGCCGGAAGGATCCGTCTTCCGGGCAGGCCGGCGGGACGGACGAGACGGCCCCTCTCCCGTTCGGGGACCTCCTGCTCCTGCAGGCGTACACCCTGCTCCTCCTCCACGAGCTGCTGGCCCTGCTTCGGGAGGACCGGCCGTCCCGCCCGCAGGCGGCAGCCGTACAGCCCTACGGGCGGGGGGGCGGCCGTGCAGCCGGGCGGGGCTCCGGCCGTTCCCTCGGCCGTTCCGCTGCCTCCGCTTCCGGCTCTGGCGCCTCCGCTCCCGACCAAGGCGGCTCCCCGTCGCTCTTCGCGGCGGACCTCGCCCACGAGGTGGAGGAGAGGCTGGCGCTCGTCATGAGCGGGGAAGCGTCCGTCGCCGGCGTGGCGAAGGAGCTTAACCTGAGCCGCAGCCAGTGCAGCAAGCTTTTTGCCAAGGTGTACGGCCTGTCGCCCCAGCAGTATGTGAGCCGGCAGAAGCTGAAGCTCGCCAAGGAGCTGCTCGTCACCACCAACCTGCCGATGACCCGCATCGCCGAGAGGCTCGGCTTCCAGTCGGCTTCCCATTTCTCCCGGCAGTTCCGGCGCTGGACGGGCCTGTCGCCCACGGAGTTCCGGCCCAAGCATCTTGCCGGAGCGGTAGCGGATGAGGGAGCCGACGGGAAGCTTTGA
- a CDS encoding MarR family winged helix-turn-helix transcriptional regulator, which yields MSRETFPSSFEQLSPLRQELIGELRQNSTRAVMFHQLISEQLGLNATDHKCLDFLNRTGPVTAGQLAQLTGLTTGAVTSVIDRLEKAGYVVRDKDPNDRRRVVVKTVADNTARIAPLFASVLESTIRLLEAYTEEETALILDFVKRSNEMTLAEMTKIKNEHGEEKA from the coding sequence ATGTCAAGGGAAACTTTCCCATCTTCATTCGAGCAGCTAAGCCCCCTCCGTCAGGAGCTGATCGGGGAGCTGCGGCAGAACAGCACGCGGGCCGTTATGTTTCACCAGCTGATCTCAGAGCAGCTCGGCCTTAACGCGACCGATCACAAGTGCCTGGATTTCCTGAACCGGACAGGTCCGGTCACGGCGGGGCAGCTCGCCCAATTAACCGGTTTGACCACGGGGGCGGTAACAAGCGTGATCGACCGGCTCGAGAAGGCCGGGTATGTGGTCCGGGATAAGGACCCGAACGACCGGCGGCGGGTCGTGGTCAAGACGGTAGCGGACAATACGGCCCGGATCGCCCCCTTGTTCGCCTCTGTTCTGGAGTCGACGATACGGCTATTGGAGGCTTACACGGAAGAGGAGACGGCCCTTATTCTGGATTTCGTCAAGCGGTCCAACGAGATGACGCTGGCGGAAATGACCAAGATCAAGAACGAACACGGGGAGGAAAAGGCATGA
- a CDS encoding metallophosphoesterase family protein: protein MPKELKFREDRTFTIAQFTDLHWKDGGKEDQQTRRLMEEVLDAEKPDLVVFTGDVIYTGYVTPGHPVCEEPLQAFRDAVLPAEERGIPWAVVFGNHDTESGITRDELMAVVLKHPHTVTERGPEKLSGVGNYRLTIGSCGNGEAAAQLYFFDSGSYSPLDTVKGYDWIRSDQIDWYREQARQGMNPESPSLAFFHIPLPEFKQVWEQNPCYGHKYEEVCCPAVNSGLFAAMLETGGIGGIFCGHDHVNDYWGELHGIRLCYGRATGYNTYGREGFPRGARMIRLREGERSFDSWLRLAGGLVVHHQPEHTPGA from the coding sequence TTGCCAAAAGAGCTTAAGTTTCGCGAAGACCGCACCTTCACCATTGCGCAGTTTACGGATCTGCATTGGAAGGACGGAGGCAAGGAGGACCAGCAGACCCGCCGGCTGATGGAGGAGGTGCTGGACGCCGAGAAGCCGGACCTTGTCGTGTTTACGGGCGATGTCATCTACACCGGCTATGTAACTCCCGGCCATCCGGTATGCGAGGAGCCCCTGCAGGCCTTCCGGGATGCCGTTCTTCCGGCGGAGGAACGGGGCATCCCGTGGGCTGTGGTCTTCGGCAATCATGACACCGAATCGGGAATTACCCGCGACGAGCTGATGGCCGTTGTCCTAAAGCATCCGCATACCGTAACGGAACGGGGACCGGAGAAGCTTAGCGGGGTCGGCAACTATCGGCTTACCATCGGCAGCTGCGGAAACGGAGAAGCGGCGGCCCAGCTGTATTTCTTCGATTCCGGGAGCTACTCTCCGCTCGATACCGTGAAAGGCTACGATTGGATCCGCTCCGATCAGATCGACTGGTACCGGGAGCAAGCCCGGCAGGGCATGAACCCGGAGAGTCCCTCTCTTGCGTTCTTTCATATCCCGCTGCCCGAATTCAAGCAGGTGTGGGAGCAGAACCCCTGCTACGGCCATAAATACGAGGAGGTTTGCTGCCCGGCCGTGAATTCCGGTCTATTTGCCGCCATGCTGGAGACAGGCGGGATCGGGGGAATCTTCTGCGGCCACGACCATGTGAACGACTATTGGGGAGAGCTGCATGGAATCCGGCTCTGCTACGGCCGGGCCACTGGGTACAACACTTACGGCCGGGAAGGCTTCCCCCGGGGAGCCCGGATGATCCGGCTCCGGGAAGGCGAGCGTTCCTTTGATTCCTGGCTTCGTCTTGCCGGCGGCCTTGTGGTCCATCACCAGCCCGAGCATACGCCCGGTGCTTAA
- a CDS encoding DeoR/GlpR family DNA-binding transcription regulator yields MTILGLLEMEGKVQVPQLAERLGVSTETVRRDLDRLEKEGKLRKVYGGAVKMRMELHEPPFMKRSQMNPAKKSSIGRLAASLVQDGETVMVDNGTTTLEILPHLRDRKDLTLITHSVPILNLAMEILRGRVIFAGGEIDPECQAAVGSLTEQMLDGFKVNKAFLAAGGISVTDGVTDYHLGEVNIKRKMMQRAEETILVADHSKFGRSTFARIARLEEFSMLVTDSDCPKEWVEKLEALGVERMISE; encoded by the coding sequence ATGACCATTCTGGGTCTTCTGGAAATGGAGGGAAAGGTCCAGGTTCCCCAGCTGGCCGAGCGGCTGGGCGTCTCGACGGAGACGGTACGGCGCGACCTGGACCGGCTCGAGAAGGAAGGCAAGCTGCGCAAAGTGTATGGGGGAGCCGTCAAGATGCGTATGGAGCTGCATGAGCCGCCATTCATGAAGCGAAGCCAGATGAACCCCGCCAAAAAATCGTCAATCGGCCGGCTCGCCGCCTCTCTCGTTCAGGACGGGGAGACCGTCATGGTCGATAACGGGACGACGACGCTTGAGATTTTACCCCACTTGAGGGACCGGAAGGACCTAACCTTGATCACCCATTCCGTACCCATTCTGAACTTGGCCATGGAGATCCTTCGGGGCCGGGTCATTTTCGCGGGAGGGGAAATCGATCCCGAATGCCAGGCGGCCGTCGGGTCGCTGACGGAACAAATGCTCGATGGGTTCAAGGTGAACAAGGCATTCCTCGCCGCGGGCGGCATCTCGGTGACGGATGGGGTGACCGACTACCATCTGGGGGAAGTCAACATCAAGCGGAAGATGATGCAGAGGGCGGAGGAAACGATTCTCGTGGCGGACCATTCCAAATTCGGGAGATCGACCTTCGCGCGCATAGCCCGGCTGGAGGAGTTCTCCATGCTGGTTACGGATTCCGATTGCCCGAAGGAATGGGTGGAGAAGCTGGAAGCGCTGGGAGTGGAACGGATGATCAGCGAATAA
- a CDS encoding CBO0543 family protein — MDIERNLLLLVWFVCITTIYFLVPRAKAHEFVLCFLACQAVVWTVEMLLVHFDLVAYPLREFPKASDLNITFKVVWTPVASGLYYIYRPHANKLTNCFYFAAWTSLLTLIDGLLAANTDLVDYVHFHWSLMAIVLSIIFLSVHGLASWFFRDRKVFRKEASER; from the coding sequence ATGGACATCGAACGAAATTTATTGCTGCTAGTTTGGTTTGTGTGTATAACCACCATCTATTTTCTTGTTCCAAGAGCAAAAGCTCATGAATTTGTGTTGTGCTTTCTTGCGTGTCAGGCTGTGGTATGGACGGTAGAAATGCTGCTCGTTCACTTTGATTTGGTGGCCTACCCGTTGCGTGAATTTCCCAAAGCTTCGGATTTGAATATTACGTTCAAAGTGGTGTGGACGCCTGTTGCGAGCGGTCTTTATTACATCTACAGACCTCATGCGAATAAGTTGACGAATTGTTTTTACTTTGCCGCCTGGACTTCACTGCTCACCTTAATTGACGGGTTGCTAGCAGCAAATACCGACTTGGTGGATTATGTACATTTTCACTGGAGTTTGATGGCGATCGTGTTATCGATTATATTCCTATCCGTCCACGGCCTAGCGAGCTGGTTCTTTAGAGACCGCAAAGTTTTCAGGAAGGAAGCGAGCGAGCGATGA
- a CDS encoding SgcJ/EcaC family oxidoreductase: MSIVQDREAVQEVFKRLSEAWNRGDGAAYGSCFTEDADYITFSGQHLKGSKQIGEVHQWLFDGPLRGSVLEYRSSDSLEPRFLGPDTAIVIAVGEARLAGAAEAAEPDRGSINTNVLVKREGQWKLTAFHNCRIQETPGGRR; this comes from the coding sequence ATGAGTATCGTGCAAGACCGGGAGGCGGTTCAAGAGGTGTTTAAGAGGCTGAGCGAGGCCTGGAACCGGGGGGATGGGGCCGCCTATGGAAGCTGTTTTACTGAGGATGCGGATTACATTACGTTCTCCGGGCAGCATCTGAAAGGGAGCAAGCAGATCGGGGAGGTCCACCAATGGCTGTTCGACGGCCCTCTCCGCGGCTCCGTTCTGGAATACCGCTCATCGGACTCGTTGGAGCCCCGCTTTCTTGGCCCGGATACGGCCATCGTGATTGCCGTCGGGGAAGCCCGGCTCGCCGGGGCAGCCGAAGCCGCGGAACCGGACCGGGGCTCGATCAATACGAATGTGCTCGTGAAGAGGGAAGGGCAATGGAAGCTGACGGCTTTTCATAACTGCCGCATACAAGAAACACCGGGAGGCCGGCGCTGA
- a CDS encoding threonine aldolase family protein produces the protein MTKNGAKSLMEAFRQAPYRLTGHGPRTVGVLKEALQDIDDGRDSDMYGKGEVIEAFQQKMAAVLGKEAAVFFPSGTMAQQIALRVWCDRKGVRKVAYHPLCHLEIHEEDGLKRLHHIEPVLLADSGRLIGLEDVTGLKEDIGCLLLELPQRELGGELPAYETLKAISAYCREKGIPLHLDGARLFEILPYYGKTAAEVSELFDSVYLSFYKGLGGVAGAILAGSRDFMAETVPWKRRYGGDLISLYPYILSADYYYEQRSSCMEQYYREARELAALFNECHPAVSTRPPVPVSNMFHVHLRAPKEKLEAMLAGLYEETGIGMTGWVAEKDGHVSSFEISVGDQYGRIPKEELREAFRKLGLRLSALQQAD, from the coding sequence ATGACGAAGAACGGGGCGAAAAGTCTGATGGAGGCATTTCGGCAGGCTCCCTATCGGCTGACGGGACACGGGCCCAGAACGGTGGGGGTGCTGAAGGAGGCTCTGCAGGACATCGATGACGGGCGGGACAGCGATATGTACGGCAAGGGAGAGGTCATCGAAGCTTTCCAGCAGAAAATGGCGGCGGTTCTCGGGAAGGAAGCGGCCGTTTTCTTTCCGAGCGGGACGATGGCCCAGCAGATTGCGCTGCGGGTCTGGTGCGACCGAAAGGGCGTAAGGAAGGTTGCGTACCATCCCCTATGCCACCTTGAAATTCACGAGGAGGACGGGCTGAAGAGGCTTCATCACATCGAGCCGGTCCTGCTTGCCGACTCCGGCCGTTTGATCGGACTCGAGGACGTAACCGGCCTTAAGGAGGACATCGGCTGTCTCCTGCTCGAGCTTCCCCAGAGGGAGCTCGGAGGGGAGCTGCCGGCGTACGAGACGCTCAAAGCCATCTCCGCCTACTGTCGGGAGAAGGGCATTCCGCTGCACCTGGACGGCGCCCGGCTGTTCGAGATTCTGCCCTATTACGGGAAGACGGCGGCGGAGGTTAGTGAGCTTTTTGACAGTGTGTATCTCTCCTTCTACAAAGGCCTTGGAGGGGTGGCGGGAGCGATTCTGGCCGGCAGCCGGGACTTCATGGCGGAAACGGTCCCCTGGAAGCGCAGGTACGGAGGGGACCTCATCTCTCTGTATCCTTACATCCTGAGCGCGGATTATTATTACGAGCAGCGGAGCTCCTGCATGGAGCAGTATTACAGGGAAGCCCGGGAGCTGGCGGCCCTGTTCAACGAATGCCATCCTGCGGTTTCGACCCGTCCGCCGGTTCCCGTCAGCAACATGTTCCATGTTCACCTCCGGGCTCCGAAGGAGAAGCTCGAGGCTATGCTTGCCGGGCTCTATGAAGAGACCGGGATCGGGATGACCGGCTGGGTAGCGGAGAAGGACGGACACGTCTCATCCTTCGAGATCAGCGTCGGAGACCAGTATGGACGCATTCCGAAGGAGGAGCTGCGTGAAGCGTTCCGGAAGCTCGGCTTGCGGTTGTCGGCCCTGCAGCAGGCAGATTAG
- a CDS encoding EamA family transporter has product MSLLLVVASGLLHAVWSLFAKVSRNKSVFLWLIMAVATLVLLPVLVRELWVTPLPPEAYGFLLLSACLQGGYALLLARTYQMGDLSQVYPIMRGTSTLLIPLCSVLFLQESLSPFGWTGLAAMIAGFLGLSGFAGRSPAPGAVKPFLLALSVGVCTTCYVLVDRINLGYLSPLSLLEVTNLGFTAALTPIALRSKQLKEEWKAHAKLIVLGSVLNPGSYLLFLFALQLAPVAHISPVREIGTVFATILGIVVLKEKQGRVRILCSALILSGLLLIGFLG; this is encoded by the coding sequence GTGTCTTTGCTGCTTGTCGTCGCATCCGGCCTCCTTCATGCCGTATGGAGTCTCTTTGCCAAGGTCAGCCGCAATAAGAGCGTCTTTCTCTGGTTGATCATGGCGGTAGCCACCCTCGTGCTGCTCCCCGTCCTGGTCCGGGAGCTGTGGGTTACCCCGCTTCCTCCCGAAGCGTATGGCTTCCTTCTCCTGTCAGCCTGCCTTCAGGGAGGATATGCCCTTCTGCTCGCCCGGACTTACCAGATGGGGGACTTGTCCCAGGTGTATCCGATTATGCGGGGAACCAGCACGCTTCTGATTCCTCTCTGCAGCGTGTTGTTTCTGCAGGAATCTTTGTCCCCGTTCGGATGGACCGGCCTCGCCGCCATGATCGCCGGCTTTCTGGGACTAAGCGGGTTCGCCGGCCGTTCACCAGCCCCTGGAGCCGTCAAGCCGTTCCTCCTGGCGCTCAGTGTCGGCGTCTGCACCACCTGCTACGTCTTGGTCGACCGGATCAACCTCGGGTACCTTTCGCCTCTTTCCCTCCTTGAGGTCACCAACCTTGGGTTCACGGCCGCCTTGACCCCGATCGCCCTTCGCTCGAAGCAGCTGAAGGAGGAGTGGAAGGCCCACGCCAAGCTTATCGTCCTCGGTTCCGTGCTTAACCCGGGTTCCTACCTGCTCTTTCTTTTCGCCCTGCAGCTGGCTCCTGTGGCCCACATCTCGCCCGTCCGGGAGATCGGAACCGTCTTTGCGACGATCCTGGGGATCGTCGTTCTAAAGGAAAAGCAAGGCCGCGTGCGGATTCTCTGCTCGGCTCTCATTCTGTCCGGCCTTCTCTTGATCGGCTTCCTGGGGTAA
- a CDS encoding low temperature requirement protein A: protein MHPKKVTWLELFYDLIYVVAISIAAHVLAEAHDGHIPTDALLKFPLIFVPLWWAWTGFTLYVNRFGEDSPAQRIVYFIQMLFVIIMAANINVDFEAYYLFFMIGYVGIRLSTVYMYARVWNRHRGLPRQVASYLCLSFLIGSAISFSSVLFPGVAKFYVLYLGIVVDIALPLAGRRLLRRMPVHHHHLMERYGLATIILLGELILVMVDTIRHHSLTLQSGWAVLIGFSIAVAIWWHYFESSEREAHENRAGPGHPVIYGHLFTFLSLGIVSNVIRYALNHELALRSFAWLAWSGFALYVLSTVLIFRPYAASKGLLSWAGLGYPLTLLVLCGIVLLLLPSLTAVYAALAVFFLVYALIAVRQAKMKPASLSR from the coding sequence ATTCATCCGAAAAAAGTAACCTGGCTCGAGCTCTTTTACGATCTGATCTATGTCGTGGCCATCTCCATCGCCGCCCATGTGCTGGCGGAAGCCCACGACGGGCATATCCCGACCGATGCCCTGCTCAAATTCCCGTTGATCTTCGTTCCCCTGTGGTGGGCCTGGACCGGCTTTACCCTGTACGTGAACCGCTTCGGCGAGGACAGCCCCGCCCAGCGCATCGTCTACTTCATCCAGATGCTCTTCGTCATAATCATGGCGGCCAACATCAACGTCGATTTCGAAGCCTATTACCTCTTCTTTATGATCGGGTATGTGGGCATCCGCCTGTCGACGGTTTATATGTACGCGAGAGTGTGGAACCGGCACCGCGGATTGCCGCGCCAGGTCGCCAGTTACCTCTGCCTGAGCTTCCTCATCGGGTCCGCCATCAGCTTCAGCTCGGTGCTGTTCCCGGGGGTGGCGAAGTTCTACGTGCTGTATCTCGGCATTGTGGTCGACATCGCCCTGCCGCTAGCCGGACGCCGCCTCCTGCGGCGGATGCCGGTGCATCACCATCACCTGATGGAGCGCTATGGGCTGGCGACCATTATTCTGCTCGGGGAGCTCATTCTCGTCATGGTCGACACGATCCGGCACCATTCGCTCACGCTGCAGTCGGGCTGGGCGGTGCTGATCGGGTTCTCGATCGCCGTCGCGATCTGGTGGCATTATTTCGAATCCTCGGAGAGGGAGGCCCATGAGAACCGGGCCGGCCCGGGCCATCCGGTCATTTACGGCCACCTGTTTACGTTCCTGTCGCTCGGGATCGTCTCCAATGTCATCCGGTACGCCCTTAATCACGAGCTCGCTCTGCGTTCCTTTGCTTGGCTGGCCTGGAGCGGCTTCGCCCTGTATGTGCTTTCCACCGTTCTTATCTTTCGCCCTTATGCAGCATCAAAAGGCCTGCTCTCTTGGGCTGGGCTGGGCTATCCTTTAACTCTCCTTGTTCTGTGCGGGATCGTCCTGCTGCTGCTTCCTTCGCTTACCGCCGTATACGCGGCGCTGGCCGTTTTCTTCCTTGTGTATGCCCTCATCGCGGTCCGGCAGGCCAAGATGAAGCCCGCCAGCCTTTCCCGCTGA